Proteins encoded within one genomic window of Bos indicus x Bos taurus breed Angus x Brahman F1 hybrid chromosome 18, Bos_hybrid_MaternalHap_v2.0, whole genome shotgun sequence:
- the C18H19orf84 gene encoding uncharacterized protein C19orf84 homolog codes for MEQRKEETGPEGNNLPSPGTGSWPPPSFPALPTSFLGTPDPAHLGLPKSLASVTVPVRLDALSYLLHSALMGAYSLQQSLPSCPCVPQACCTQPGTAKRPPKGRGGWDLPRRPGRGHRRWGLGRAQQAERGWARGRGAGPKTPPVTPPLPAPPAEDGKKDTQGPEPPVEPPPAEDWEAEYQDPEDPAIPDSGESLGGHQESFLGARGDPSPAREYPGNIALPSLFPENHSLRRGSCESAGDTGT; via the exons ATGGAACAGCGAAAGGAAGAGACTGGGCCTGAGGG GAACAATCTGCCATCCCCCGGGACTGGGTCGTGGCcgcctccatctttcccagctctGCCCACTTCTTTCCTGGGTACCCCAGATCCAGCCCACCTGGGGCTCCCCAAGAGCCTGGCCTCTGTGACCGTCCCCGTCCGCCTGGATGCCCTCTCCTACCTCCTGCATAGCGCCCTGATGGGGGCCTACTCGCTTCAGCAGTCCTTGCCCTCCTGCCCCTGTGTCCCCCAGGCATGCTGCACCCAGCCGGGCACTGCCAAGAGGCCACCCAAGGGACGCGGGGGCTGGGACCTCCCGCGCAGGCCAGGCCGGGGCCACCGGAGATGGGGACTTGGGAGGGCTCAACAGGCAGAgaggggctgggccaggggcCGTGGGGCTGGCCCCAAGACCCCGCCGGTGACGCCACCATTACCAGCACCTCCTGCTGAGGATGGGAAGAAGGACACCCAGGGTCCGGAGCCACCCGTGGAGCCGCCACCTGCTGAGGACTGGGAGGCCGAGTACCAGGACCCTGAGGATCCCGCAATCCCAGATTCTGGAGAGAGCCTTGGAGGTCACCAGGAGAGTTTTCTTGGAGCCCGGGGTGACCCCAGCCCTGCTAGAGAATACCCAGGGAACATCGCACTCCCATCCCTCTTCCCTGAAAACCACAGCCTCAGGAGGGGCTCCTGCGAGTCAGCTGGTGACACCGGGACCTGA
- the LIM2 gene encoding lens fiber membrane intrinsic protein produces the protein MYSFMGGGLFCAWVGTILLVVATATDHWMQYRLSGAFAHQGLWRYCLGTKCYLQTESIAYWNATRAFMILSSLCATSGIIMGIVAFAQQPTFTRLSRPFSAGIMFFASTFFVLLALAIYTGVTVSFLGRRFGDWRFSWSYILGWVALLMTFFAGIFYMCAYRMHECRRLSTPR, from the exons ATGTACAGCTTCATGGGAGGCGGCCTCTTCTGTGCCTGGGTGGGGACCATCCTCCTGGTGGTGGCCACGGCAACAGACCACTGGATGCAGTACCGGCTGTCAGGGGCCTTTGCCCACCAGGGCCTGTGGCGATACTGCCTGGGTACCAAGTGCTATCTGCAAACGGAGAGCATTG CATACTGGAATGCCACCCGGGCCTTCATGATCCTGTCCTCCCTCTGTGCCACCTCTGGCATCATCATGGGCATCGTGGCCTTCGCTCAGCAGCCCACCTTCACCCGCCTCTCCCGGCCCTTCTCTGCAGGCATCATGTTTTTCGCCTCCA CCTTTTTCGTCCTGCTGGCCTTGGCCATTTACACTGGAGTCACCGTCAGCTTTCTGGGTCGCCGCTTCGGGGACTGGCGCTTTTCCTGGTCCTACATCCTGGGCTGGGTAGCCCTGCTCATGACCTTCTTTGCAG GAATTTTCTACATGTGTGCCTACCGGATGCATGAATGTCGGCGCCTGTCCACTCCCCGCTGA
- the NKG7 gene encoding protein NKG7 yields MEPCRSLALLTSSLGLVSLLVAVSTNFWFAARGPGFSSHSGLWPSKDQVSVAGYIHVTQSFCILAVLWGLISTAFLVMSCIPSLSAPGRGPIVSTFMGFAGALSLIVAMTVYTIERWNQPANPQVQSFFSWSFYLGWVSTLLFLCTGGLSLGAHCTTHRPDYEAV; encoded by the exons ATGGAGCCCTGCCGGTCCTTGGCCCTCCTCACCAGCTCCCTGGGCCTGGTGTCCCTCTTAGTGGCCGTGAGCACGAATTTCTGGTTTGCGGCCCGGGGGCCCGGGTTTTCATCTCACTCGGGCCTCTGGCCCAGCAAGGATCAAGTCTCAGTAGCAG GCTACATCCACGTGACGCAGAGCTTCTGCATCCTGGCCGTCCTGTGGGGCCTGATCTCCACGGCCTTTCTGGTCATGTCTTGCATCCCTTCACTGTCTGCCCCTGGACGCGGCCCCATTGTCTCCACCTTCATGGGCTTTGCTGGAG CCCTGTCCTTGATAGTGGCCATGACGGTCTACACCATTGAGCGGTGGAACCAGCCTGCAAACCCCCAGGTCCAGAGCTTCTTCTCATGGTCCTTCTACCTGGGCTGGgtttcaactctcctctttctctgtaCAG GTGGCCTGAGTCTGGGCGCTCACTGCACGACCCACCGGCCCGACTACGAGGCCGTGTGA
- the CLDND2 gene encoding claudin domain-containing protein 2: MEGHAGGGPRDLGLSRAWVSLAGVILGSSPPGMGVKRSLQSGGTMLGFLANSFIVLSTASNYWIRYSGGHSGLWQECNEGICSNIPCDSTLAVTGACMVLAAGCGIMGLVMGLRLLCSEGYSRGQTTCAVFFISGLLLLIALTVYTVKNAWKDDVFYSWSYFLGWLALPFSILAGFCFLLADMIMQSTDAISGFPVCL; this comes from the exons ATGGAGGGGCATGCAGGAGGGGGTCCCAGGGACCTGGGGTTGAGCAGGGCATGGGTCAGTCTTGCAGGCGTGATCCTTGGCAGCAGTCCCCCTGGCATGGGGGTGAAGCGGAGCCTTCAGAGCGGGGGCACCATGCTGGGCTTCTTGGCCAACTCCTTCATCGTTCTGTCCACTGCCTCCAACTACTGGATCCGCTACTCCGGGGGCCACAGTGGCCTTTGGCAGGAGTGTAACGAGGGCATCTGCTCCAACATCCCCTGCGATA GCACGCTGGCGGTGACCGGGGCGTGCATGGTGCTGGCGGCGGGTTGCGGCATCATGGGCTTGGTGATGGGGCTGCGGCTTCTGTGCAGCGAGGGCTACTCGCGGGGTCAGACCACGTGTGCCGTATTCTTTATCTCGG GCCTGCTTCTGCTGATCGCCCTGACAGTCTACACAGTGAAGAATGCATGGAAAGACGATGTCTTCTATTCCTGGTCCTATTTTTTGGGGTGGCTGGCTTTACCCTTCTCTATTCTCGCGG gcttctgCTTTCTGCTGGCGGACATGATCATGCAGAGCACGGATGCCATCAGTGGATTCCCCGTGTGCTTATGA